CGACAGTCTGCTTTTTGTTTTACCGGCGTATGCGGCTTTGAGCCTTGTTTATCCTTTCTTTTAGATTGTGCCCCAGTCCTTCATCGCTTCAATTTCGCCCTCCATGCCATCCCTCCACGCTTGCCGATACATCAGCGCCTTGCCTTCGGCCGCGACGTCCGTACCGCGCGGCTTGGTCATCCTGGGCAGTACCGGCTCCATCGGTCGCAGCGCCCTGGCGGTGATCGGCGAACATCCGGAACGTTTTTTCGTGCTGGGACTGGCCGGAGGACGCAACGTCCGGCTTTTGGCCGAACAGGCCGCGCGGTGGCGGCCCGGGGTGCTGGCCGTGCTGGACGCGGCCCTGGCCGAGGAACTGCGGGGGCTGTTGCCCTCCGGTTATGCTCCGGACATCGTTCACGGACAGGGGGGCTACGAGGGGTTGGCCCGGATGCCTGAAGCCGAAATGGTCCTCTCCGCTCAGGTGGGCGCTGCCGGATTACCGGCCACGTTGGCCGCGGCCCGGGCCGGGAAGATCATCGCCCTGGCCAACAAGGAATCCCTGGTCCTGGCCGGAGCCATGATCCGCGACGCCTGCCGCCGATACGGGGCCATGATCCTGCCCGTGGACTCGGAGCACAACGCGGTGTTCCAGTCCTTGCACGGGGAAACGTCCTCCAATTTGCGGAGGATCATCCTCACGGCCTCGGGCGGTCCGTTTCGGGATATGGACGCGGCTGAGCTGGACGCGGTCACGGTGGGTCAGGCCCTGGCTCATCCCAACTGGTCCATGGGCGCGAAGATCAGCGTGGATTCCGCGACCTTGATGAACAAAGGTCTGGAAGTGATCGAGGCCTGCCTGCTGTTCGGCCTGGATATGGATCAGGTGGCCGTGCTGATCCACCCCCAGAGCATTGTTCATTCCCTGGTGGAATTCACGGATCGCTCTCTGCTGGCCCACTTGGGTCCCGCGGACATGCAGGTGCCCATTTCCCATTGCCTTGGGTACCCGGAGCGTCTGGGATTGAGCCTGGCCCCCCTGGATCTGCTACAGGCTGGAACACTGACTTTTCGTGAGCCTAGGACCGATCTCTTTCCCTGTCTGGAACTGGCTCGGGAGGCGTACCGCGCGGGCCCAAGCCATCTGGTGGTCCTGAACGCGGCCAACGAGGCCGCCGTGGACCTGTTCCTGCGCGAACGCATCCCCTTCATGCACATCCCGGCCCTGATCCGCTACGCCCTTGACGACCATGCCGGGCAGCCAGTGGATTCCCTGGAAGGCGTCCTGGAACTGAGCGCTCTCGTCCAGGGCCAGACGCGACGTTCGGCCGAAATCACCGCCGGGGTCTGAGTTTCCTTGGCAAGACTTGACTTGCGGCCGGGAAGTCTCAAAGTATCTCCCAAAACCGTTTCGCTTGCTCCCGCTCCACCGAGATGGACAGCCGACTGAAATTGATCGATTGTTTCCACCACATGTCGAGACGAGCCGGAGCTTCCTTCCAACCAAACAGCCATTGAGTTTCGAATGCAAAGCGTCTTAGCCATTATTCTCGTCCTTGGGGTTCTGATTTTTTTTCATGAACTGGGCCACTTCCTCGTGGCCCGGCTGTTCAAGATCGGCGTGCCGGTTTTTGCGCTGGGATTCGGGCCGAAGCTGTTCGGGTTCCAATACGGCGACACGGAATATCGGCTTTGCGCCGTTCCTCTGGGCGGATACGTCAAGCTGGCCGGAGAGAGCGCCCAGGACGAGCTGGGCGAGGGGATTCCGCCTGAATCCAGTTTCAGCCTCCGGCCGCCCTGGCAACGTATCCTGGTGGTGGCCGCCGGCCCGGTCTTCAACTTTGTCCTGGCCGTAGTCATCTACTGGGGGC
This region of Desulfonatronum thiodismutans genomic DNA includes:
- the dxr gene encoding 1-deoxy-D-xylulose-5-phosphate reductoisomerase; the protein is MPSLHACRYISALPSAATSVPRGLVILGSTGSIGRSALAVIGEHPERFFVLGLAGGRNVRLLAEQAARWRPGVLAVLDAALAEELRGLLPSGYAPDIVHGQGGYEGLARMPEAEMVLSAQVGAAGLPATLAAARAGKIIALANKESLVLAGAMIRDACRRYGAMILPVDSEHNAVFQSLHGETSSNLRRIILTASGGPFRDMDAAELDAVTVGQALAHPNWSMGAKISVDSATLMNKGLEVIEACLLFGLDMDQVAVLIHPQSIVHSLVEFTDRSLLAHLGPADMQVPISHCLGYPERLGLSLAPLDLLQAGTLTFREPRTDLFPCLELAREAYRAGPSHLVVLNAANEAAVDLFLRERIPFMHIPALIRYALDDHAGQPVDSLEGVLELSALVQGQTRRSAEITAGV